Genomic window (Allostreptomyces psammosilenae):
CGCGATGGTCGACGACGCGCTCAAGCGCGCCTTCGCCCACGACGTCGCCTTCCTGCGCTTCGCCGGCCTCAAGCCGGTCGTGGTGCACGGCGGCGGCCCGCAGATCAACGCCCACCTCGACCGCCTCGGCCTGGCCAGCGAGTTCACCGGCGGGCTGCGCGTGACCACCCCGGAGACCATGGACGTCGTCCGCATGGTGCTCGCCGGGCAGGTGCAGCGCGAACTGGTCGGGCTGCTCAACGAGTACGGCCCGTTCGCCGTCGGCATGACCGGCGAGGACGCGCACACCATGACCGCCCGCAAGCGGCACGCCCTGGTCGACGGGCAGCCGGTCGACATCGGACTGGTCGGCGACATCGTCCGGGTCGAGCCCGGCGCCGTCCGGGCGCTGCTGGACGACGGCCGCGTACCCGTGGTCTCCAGCATCGCCCGCGGCGAGGACGGCCACGTCTACAACGTCAACGCCGACACCGCGGCCGCCGCCCTGGCGGTGGCCCTGCGCGCCGAGATGCTGGTGGTCCTCACCGACGTCGAGGGCCTGTACGCGGACTGGCCGAACAGCGAGGAGGTGATCAGCCGGCTGACCGCCAGCGAGCTGGAGGCGCTGCTGCCCACCCTCTCCTCCGGCATGGTCCCCAAGATGGAGGGCTGCCTGCGGGCCGTGCGGGGCGGCGTCAACACCGCCCGGGTGCTGGACGGCCGCGTCCAGCACTCGGTGCTCCTGGAGATATTCACCGACGAGGGCATCGGCACCATGGTCGTGCCGGACGAGGACGACCACACCGCCCCCACCACCGCCACGGAGGCCACCCCATGACCCCGCCCAGCAGCACCTCGCCCGCCCTCGCCCAGGCCGCCCCGGCGGCCGAGACCTCCAACGCCGCCTACGCCGAGCGCTGGCGCGGAGCGATGAACCCCGCCCTGGGCGCGCCCGAGCTGGCCCTGGTCTCCGGCAGCGGCGCCCGGGTCACCGACGCCGACGGCACCACCTACACCGACTTCCTCTCCGGGGTCGCCGTCAACGCCCTGGGCCACGCCCACCCGGCGGTCATCCGCGCCGTCACCGAGCAGATCGGCACCGTCGGCCACGTCTCCAACCTGTTCATCTCCACCCGCGCCGTCGAACTCGCCGAGCGGCTCCTGACGCTGGTCGGCGCCGACGCGGCGGGCGGCGGCAAGGTCTTCTTCGCCAACTCCGGCGCCGAGGCCAACGAGGCCGCCTTCAAGATCGCCCGGCGCACCGGCCGTCCCAAGGTGATCAGCGCCGAGGGCTCCTTCCACGGCCGCACCATGGGCGCCCTGGCGCTGACCGGCCAGCCCGGCAAGCGCTCCGGCTTCGAACCACTGCCGGGCGGCGTGGAGTACGTGCCCTACGGCGACGTCGAGGCGCTGCGGGCCGCCGTCGACGGGACCACCGCCGCCGTGCTGCTGGAGCCCATCCAGGGCGAGTACGGCGTGCGGCCGGCGCCCGACGGCTACCTGCGGGCCGCCCGGGAGATCACCCGCGAGCACGGCGCCCTGCTGATCCTGGACGAGGTGCAGACCGGGATCGGCCGGACCGGCTACTGGTTCGCCCACCAGGCGCCCGAGCTGACCGGCGGCGAGCCCGTCGTCCCGGACGTGATGACCCTGGCCAAGGGGATCGGCGGAGGCCTGCCGCTCGGCGCCTGCGTCGCCCTCGGCGAGGCCGCCGAACTGCTCCAGCCCGGCCAGCACGCCTCCACCTTCGGCGGCAACCCGGTGTGCTGCGCGGCCGGCCTGGCCGTGCTGGACACCATCGAGCGCGAGGGCCTGCTCGACCACGTCACCAAGACCGGCAAGCGGATCACCGAGGCGGTGCGGGCCATGGACCACCCGCTGCTCGGCCCGGTCCGCGGCCTCGGCCTGCTGATCGGCCTGGTGCTGACCGCCCCGGTCGCCGCCGAGGTGGCCGCCGCCGCCCGCCGGCACGGCTTCCTGGTCAACGCGGTCGCCGCCGACGTCATCCGGCTCGCCCCGCCCCTGGTGGTCACCGAGGGCGACACCGAGGCGCTGCTGGCCGCGCTGCCGGCGATCCTGGACGACGCCTCGGCCGGGGGCCCGCGGTGACCGGCGAGGCGGCCGGGGGCGCCGGCGGGGAGGGCGCCCGGCGGGTCCAGGCGGTGCCCAACACCCGCACCGCCCGGCACCGCCGCATCGTGGCCATCCTCACCCGGCACCCGGTCCGCTCCCAGGGCCAGCTGGCCCGGCTGCTCGCCGACGACGGACTGGCCGTGACCCAGGCCACGCTCTCCCGCGACCTGGAGGAGCTGAACGCGGTCAAGATCCGCGACGCCTCCGGCGCCCTGGTGTACTCGGTGCCCGGCGAGGGCGGCGACCGCACCCCCCGCCCGCCGGTGGAGGAGCCGGCCGTGGAGGGCCGGGTGGCCCGGCTCGCCGCCGAGCTGCTGGTCTCCGCGGAGGCCTCGGCCAACCTGGTGGTGCTGCGCACCCCGCCCGGGGCGGCCCAGTTCTTCGCCTCGGCGATCGACCAGGCCGGTCTGAGACAGGTGCTGGGCACGATCGCCGGGGACGACACCGTGCTGCTGGTGTCCCGGGATCCGAACGGCGGCGCGGACCTGGCCGCCTACATGCTGCACCTGGCGGAGTCCAAGGCGCAGTAACCTCCTGCACACCGCGGCCGCCCGGCATCCCGCCGGCTCCCGGCACCTCCCGTCAGTTCCCGGCACGTCCCGTCACCCGGAACGCGTCCGTCACACCGGTGAACCCTCGACTCCGACCACGGCACCACCAGCCCGACCCAGCGCACCCGCACCACCGCACCACCGCACCAGAGCGAAGGAGTTCCCGTGACCGAGCGCGTCGTACTCGCCTACTCGGGCGGCCTCGACACCTCCGTGGCCATCGGTTGGATCGCCGAGGAGACCGGCGCCGAGGTGATCGCGGTCGCCGTGGACGTCGGCCAGGGCGGAGAGGACCTCGACGTCATCCGCAACCGGGCGCTGGCCTGCGGGGCCGTCGAGGCCGAGGTCGCCGACGCCCGCGACGAGTTCGCCGACGAGTACTGCCTCCCCGCGCTGAAGGCCAACGCCCTCTACATGGACCGCTACCCGCTGGTCAGCGCGCTGTCCCGGCCGGTCATCGTCAAGCACCTGGTGGCCGCCGCCAGGAAGCACGGCGCCGGCACCGTCGCCCACGGCTGCACCGGCAAGGGCAACGACCAGGTCCGCTTCGAGGTCGGCATCTCCTCCCTCGCCCCCGACCTGAAGTGCGTCGCCCCGGTCCGCGACTACGCGATGACCCGGGACAAGGCGATCGCCTTCTGCGAGTCCAAGAACCTGCCGATCGCCACCACCAGGAAGTCCCCCTACTCCATCGACCAGAACGTCTTCGGGCGCGCCGTCGAGACGGGCTTCCTGGAGGACATCTGGAACGCCCCGATCGAGGACGTCTACGAGTACACCGCCGACCCGGCCCAGCCCCGCGAGGCCGACGAGGTGGTCGTCACCTTCCGGCAGGGCGTCCCGGTGGCCCTCGACGGCCGCCCGGTCACCGTGCTGCAGGCCATCGAGGAGCTGAACCGGCGCGCCGGAGCCCAGGGCGTCGGCCGGCTCGACATGGTCGAGGACCGCCTGGTCGGCATCAAGAGCCGCGAGGTCTACGAGGCCCCCGGCGCCATCGCGCTGATCACCGCCCACCAGGAGCTGGAGAACGTCACCGTCGAACGCGAACTCGCCCGCTTCAAGCGGACGGTGGACCGGCGCTGGGGCGAGCTGGTCTACGACGGCCAGTGGTTCTCCCCGCTCAAGCGGGCCCTGGACGGCTTCGTCGACGAGGCCAACGAGCACGTCTCCGGCGACGTCCGGATGACCCTGCACGGCGGCCGCGCCGTCGTCACCGGTCGGCGCAGCCAGGAGTCGCTGTACGACTTCAACCTCGCCACCTACGACACCGGCGACACCTTCGACCAGTCGCAGGCCAAGGGCTTCATCGAGATCTACGGCCTGTCCAGCAAGATCGCGGCCCGCCGGGACCTGCACCAGGGCTGAGAGCCCACCACGAACCGCTTCCAACCCATCCAACCGCACCATTCCACGCCGCACGCACGAGGAGTACCGGTGTCCACCGACAAGCCCGCCAGCGCCCCCGGGGCGAACGCCGACGGCAACGACGCGGACCGCGAGGGCGTCCGTCTGTGGGGCGGCCGCTTCGCCGGCGGCCCCTCCGAGGCCCTGGCACGGCTGTCCGCCTCCGTCCACTTCGACTGGCGCCTGGCGCCCTACGACATCGCCGGCTCCCGCGCCCACGCGCGGGTGCTGCACAAGGCCGGCCTGCTGACCGCCGACGAGCTCACCCGCATGCTGGAGGGCCTGGACCGCCTGGAGGCCGACGTCGCCGACGGCAGCTTCACCGGCACCGTCGCCGACGAGGACGTGCACACCGCCCTGGAACGCGGCCTGCTTGAGCGGCTCGGCCCGGAGCTCGGCGGCAAGCTGCGCGCCGGCCGCTCCCGCAACGACCAGATCGCCACCCTGTTCCGGATGTACCTGCGCGACCACGCCCGGATCATCGGCGACCTGCTCGCCGACCTCACCGAGGCCCTGGTCGCGCAGGCCGAGGCGCACGCCGACGTGGCCATGCCCGGCCGCACCCACCTCCAGCACGCCCAGCCGGTGCTGCTCGCCCACCACCTGCTCGCCCACGCCCACGCCCTCGGCCGGGACGCCGAGCGGCTGCGCCAGTGGGACGAGCGCACCGCCGTCTCCCCCTACGGCTCCGGCGCGCTGGCCGGCTCCTCGCTCGGCCTCGACCCGCAGGCCGTCGCCGCCGACCTCGGCTTCGAGCGCGGCTCGGTGGCCAACTCCATCGACGGGACCGCCTCCCGGGACTTCGTCGCCGAGTTCGCCTTCGTCACCGCCATGATCGGCATCGACCTCTCCCGGATCGCCGAGGAGATCATCATCTGGAACACGAAGGAGTTCTCCTTCGTGACCCTGGACGACGCCTACGCCACCGGCTCGTCGATCATGCCGCAGAAGAAGAACCCGGACATCGCCGAGCTGGCCCGCGGCAAGTCCGGGCGGCTGATCGGCAACCTCACCGGCCTGCTGGCCACCCTCAAGGCGCTGCCGCTCGCCTACAACCGCGACCTCCAGGAGGACAAGGAGCCCGTCTTCGACTCCTGCGACACCCTGGAGGTGCTGCTGCCGGCCTTCACCGGGATGATCGCCACCCTCCGGGTCAACCGGGAGCGGATGGAGGAGCTGGCGCCGGCCGGCTTCTCGCTGGCCACCGACATCGCCGAGTGGCTGGTGCGGCAGGGCGTGCCGTTCCGGGTCGCCCACGAGGTGGCCGGGGAGTGCGTGAAGTTCTGCGAGCCGCGCGGCATGGAGCTGGACGAGCTGACCGACGAGCAACTCGCCGCCATCTCCGAGCACCTGCGCCCCGAGGTGCGCGAGGTGCTGGACGTGCGCGGGGCGCTGGCCTCCCGCAACGGCCGCGGCGGCACCGCGCCGGAGCGGGTCGCCGAACAGCTCGCCGAGGTCCGCGCCGACCTGGCCACCCAGCGCGCCTGGGCGGCCGGCAAGTAACGGCCGCCGCCCGGGGCGCGCCGTCGAAGGGCCGGCCCCGCGAGAACCCGCCCCCGGCGCGTCCTCGCGGGGCCGGTCCCGCCCGTGACGCGGGCGCTCAGGACAGCCAGGGCAGCATCGAGCGCCACAGCACCCGTTCCTCGGCCAGGCGCTCGGACAGGTCCGTCACCCAGCCCTGGAGCCACACCCGCAGCGTCCCGATCCCGTCCTCGTCCAGGCCCAGCCGGGCGAACCGGTCGTCCGGCACCCGCGCCGACATGGCGAGGCGGGCCAGCAGCAGGTCGGGATCCAGCTCCGGCGCGTGCCGGCGGCCGAGGTTCTCCAGCTCCGGCCAGGTGCGCCGGTCGGACAGCGCGTGCAGATCGACGTAGTCCTGCGGCGCGCCGCGGTCCAGCAGCGCGCGGACCTTCAGGCCGCCGGTGTCCTTCCAGCCGGCCACCGGCACGATCGCGCTCCCGCAGCGCGCCGCCGACCGCGTGGTCGGGTCCAGCGCGTCCTTGAAGAGCCGCACCGACGTGGTGTGCCCGCAGTCCGGATCGCGCACGGCGATCCCGGCGGTGCGCGCCTGGCGGTCCGTCACCCGCACGGCCAGACCGGCGGCGGCCAGCGCCGCCTCGGCCACCCGG
Coding sequences:
- the argH gene encoding argininosuccinate lyase, which gives rise to MWGGRFAGGPSEALARLSASVHFDWRLAPYDIAGSRAHARVLHKAGLLTADELTRMLEGLDRLEADVADGSFTGTVADEDVHTALERGLLERLGPELGGKLRAGRSRNDQIATLFRMYLRDHARIIGDLLADLTEALVAQAEAHADVAMPGRTHLQHAQPVLLAHHLLAHAHALGRDAERLRQWDERTAVSPYGSGALAGSSLGLDPQAVAADLGFERGSVANSIDGTASRDFVAEFAFVTAMIGIDLSRIAEEIIIWNTKEFSFVTLDDAYATGSSIMPQKKNPDIAELARGKSGRLIGNLTGLLATLKALPLAYNRDLQEDKEPVFDSCDTLEVLLPAFTGMIATLRVNRERMEELAPAGFSLATDIAEWLVRQGVPFRVAHEVAGECVKFCEPRGMELDELTDEQLAAISEHLRPEVREVLDVRGALASRNGRGGTAPERVAEQLAEVRADLATQRAWAAGK
- a CDS encoding arginine repressor, giving the protein MTGEAAGGAGGEGARRVQAVPNTRTARHRRIVAILTRHPVRSQGQLARLLADDGLAVTQATLSRDLEELNAVKIRDASGALVYSVPGEGGDRTPRPPVEEPAVEGRVARLAAELLVSAEASANLVVLRTPPGAAQFFASAIDQAGLRQVLGTIAGDDTVLLVSRDPNGGADLAAYMLHLAESKAQ
- the argB gene encoding acetylglutamate kinase, which produces MRTSGTAEQARGHSALPKAQVLIEALPWLARFHGATVVLKFGGNAMVDDALKRAFAHDVAFLRFAGLKPVVVHGGGPQINAHLDRLGLASEFTGGLRVTTPETMDVVRMVLAGQVQRELVGLLNEYGPFAVGMTGEDAHTMTARKRHALVDGQPVDIGLVGDIVRVEPGAVRALLDDGRVPVVSSIARGEDGHVYNVNADTAAAALAVALRAEMLVVLTDVEGLYADWPNSEEVISRLTASELEALLPTLSSGMVPKMEGCLRAVRGGVNTARVLDGRVQHSVLLEIFTDEGIGTMVVPDEDDHTAPTTATEATP
- a CDS encoding argininosuccinate synthase, which codes for MTERVVLAYSGGLDTSVAIGWIAEETGAEVIAVAVDVGQGGEDLDVIRNRALACGAVEAEVADARDEFADEYCLPALKANALYMDRYPLVSALSRPVIVKHLVAAARKHGAGTVAHGCTGKGNDQVRFEVGISSLAPDLKCVAPVRDYAMTRDKAIAFCESKNLPIATTRKSPYSIDQNVFGRAVETGFLEDIWNAPIEDVYEYTADPAQPREADEVVVTFRQGVPVALDGRPVTVLQAIEELNRRAGAQGVGRLDMVEDRLVGIKSREVYEAPGAIALITAHQELENVTVERELARFKRTVDRRWGELVYDGQWFSPLKRALDGFVDEANEHVSGDVRMTLHGGRAVVTGRRSQESLYDFNLATYDTGDTFDQSQAKGFIEIYGLSSKIAARRDLHQG
- a CDS encoding acetylornithine transaminase, with the translated sequence MTPPSSTSPALAQAAPAAETSNAAYAERWRGAMNPALGAPELALVSGSGARVTDADGTTYTDFLSGVAVNALGHAHPAVIRAVTEQIGTVGHVSNLFISTRAVELAERLLTLVGADAAGGGKVFFANSGAEANEAAFKIARRTGRPKVISAEGSFHGRTMGALALTGQPGKRSGFEPLPGGVEYVPYGDVEALRAAVDGTTAAVLLEPIQGEYGVRPAPDGYLRAAREITREHGALLILDEVQTGIGRTGYWFAHQAPELTGGEPVVPDVMTLAKGIGGGLPLGACVALGEAAELLQPGQHASTFGGNPVCCAAGLAVLDTIEREGLLDHVTKTGKRITEAVRAMDHPLLGPVRGLGLLIGLVLTAPVAAEVAAAARRHGFLVNAVAADVIRLAPPLVVTEGDTEALLAALPAILDDASAGGPR